The Halotia branconii CENA392 region ACTTTAATCAACGTCGCTATGCAAATAATAAGCCCAGAATTAATATTGGTATTGGGATCAATTCTGATACTGTAATTAGTGGTAACATTGGTTCTAGTAAGCGGATGGAATTTACCGCTATTGGTGATGGTGTTAACCTTGGCTCTAGACTAGAAAGTGTTAGTAAGCAATATGGTTGTGACATTATTATTAGTGACAACACTTTTAAACCCTGCCAAGAAAATATTTGGGCTAGAGAACTAGATTATATTCGTGTCAAAGGCAGAAATGAGCCAGTAGCTATCTACGAATTGATTGGCTTACGTGCTGATCCTATTGATAGTGAAAAACTACAAGTAATTGAGCATTATCACAAAGGCCGAGCCTATTATCTCAGACGCGATTTTAACCGTGCTAGAGCTGAATTTGCCCAAGTTTTAGCCGCTGACAACCATGACAAGGCTGCGATGTTGCATCTTTTACGTTGTCAGCATTGGTTACAATCACCCCCAACAGATTTAGATTGGGACGAAGGAGTTTGGACTTTTAATGAGAAATGAAAAATTATGCAGAGGATGGCTTAAGCTCATCCTACCCCTTGAAGGGATGGGATTTTGCGTCAGTGGTCAGTAGTCATACCGTTTCACTTTAAAGTTGATACATTTGGGCAAGCGGGGGAAGCAGGGGAAGCAGAGGAGGCAGGGGGAGTAAGAAAAGTAATTTGTATCAATAATTTCGTGAAATGGTATCAGTGGTCAAGGGTCAGTTGTTAGTAGCCAGTGATGCACTGAGTTTCGACTACTTCGACTACGCCCTTCTCTGCGGACGCTACGCTCAGGCTAAACTCAGTACAAGTGCGCTCAACTGCCGCGAAGTCGAGGTTCAACTGCCGTTATTTAAAGTGTTGTTTTTGCTACTAATTACTGACTAATGACACCGAACGTTTCCCGCCGCTTTCTATAAATCCAAGTCTGTGACAGCACCAAAACTGCTAGAGGAAACTAACTTAGCATATTTTGCTAAAATCCCTTTTGGATAACGGGGTGGACGGGGTTGCCATTTGGCGCGGCGATTAGCTAATTCTGCATCATCAATGTTTATTTGTAATAAGCGAGAATTAGCATCAATAGTGATGCGATCGCCTTCTTCAACCAGAGCGATCGCACCACCAACGGCGGCTTCGGGAGCAATGTGTCCGACTACCATCCCATAAGTACCACCAGAAAAGCGTCCATCAGTAATTAACCCGACTGCATCACCTAAACCCGCACCAATAATTGCTGAGGTGGGTGCTAGCATTTCCCGCATACCGGGGCCGCCTTTAGGCCCTTCGTAACGAACGATAATGACATCGCCGGCTTGAATTTTACCTGCAAGAATGGCATCTAAGCATTCTTCCTCGGAATCAAATACCCGTGCAGGACCAGTAATGCGGGGATTTTTTATCCCTGTAATTTTTGCTACTGCTCCCTCGGTAGCGAGATTTCCTTTGAGAATGGCTAAGTGACCTTGCTTATACATCGGTTTATTCCAAGGACGAATCACATCTTGATTAGTGGGTGGTTCATCAGGGACATCTGCTAAAATTTCGGCGATGGTTTTACCTGTAATAGTGATACAGTCAGCGTGAAGTAATCCATGCATCAATAACATTTTCATTACTTGGGGAATACCGCCAGCTTGATGTAAGTCTGTGGCAACATATCTACCACTGGGTTTTAAGTCACATAAAACAGGAACACGGCCACGGATAGTTTCAAAATCATCAAGATTTAGTTCTACACCAGCCGCACGAGCGATCGCCAGAAAATGTAACACGGCGTTAGTTGAACCACCCACAGCCATAATTACAGAAATTGCATTTTCGATAGATTTACGGGTGATAATTTGCCGGGGTAACAGTTGATTGCGAATTGCTTCTATTAAGACCTTGGCTGATTCTTCTGTGCTATCGGCTTTTTCGTCATCTTCTGCTGCCATTGTAGAAGAATAGGGCAAACTCATCCCCATTGCTTCAAATGCTGAAGACATGGTATTAGCTGTGAACATTCCACCACAGGAACCAGCACCAGGACAAGCACGGCTTTCAATTTCTAATAATTCTTTAGAGTCAATCTTCCCAGCGCTATGTTGACCTACAGCTTCAAAAGAACTAACAACTGTTAAATCTTTACCATTGTAATGTCCGGGTTTAATTGTCCCACCGTAAACAAAGATAGCTGGAATATTCATTCTGGCCATTGCAATCATTGCCCCTGGCATATTTTTATCACAGCCACCGATCGCAATCACACCATCCATACTTTGACCATTACAGACGGTTTCAATAGAGTCAGCAATCACTTCTCGTGACACTAAGGAATATTTCATCCCCTCGGTTCCCATAGAAATCCCATCACTAATAGTAATTGTGCCGAACATTTGCGGCATTGCCCCGGCTAGTTTAATTCCCGCTTCAGCTCTTTGTGCTAGTTGATTAATTCCCATGTTGCAGGGAGTGATAGTGCTGTAAGCATTAGCCACACCCACAATTGCTTTGTTAAAGTCTTGATCTTGAAAACCTACAGCACGCAGCATAGCCCGATTTGGCGATCGCTGTACTCCTTGTGTGACAACTTGACTTCTCAAATTCTCTGACATTGTTTTTTCACCCATGCAAATCTTTATATGAGTATCATAAGTAGACTATTTTGAGATGTCCAATATATATTTGTTTAAAATTAAGACTTATAAAGTATCAAAAATATGGAACTACGACATTTGCGCTACTTTATTGCTGTAGCTGAAGAATTACATTTCAGTAAAGCCGCCGAAAGACTGCATATAGCTCAACCGCCTCTGAGTCAACAAATTCAGCAGCTAGAAGCAGAATTAGGAGTAAAACTTTTTCATCGCAAAACTAAGCGACAAATACAGCTAACAGAAGCTGGTCAGGTTTTTTTACAAGAGGCTTATCAACTATTGGTACAACTAGAAACAGCAGTGACACTGACTCAAAGGATTGGCAGAGGTCAAACAGGGCAACTAAGAATCGGATTTACTAGTTTGGTAATTTATGACCTATTACCTTTGATTTTGCGACAATTCCGCGAACAATTTCTAGAAGTAGAACTAGTTTTATTAGAGTTAACTACAAGTCAACAGGAGCAAGCACTGAAGGATTCCCGGATTCATGTAGGTTTTGCTCATCCACCTTTGGAAGATGACACACTATCTTATAAGTGTATTCACAGGCAAACCTTAGTTGTAGCTTTGTCGTCAACTCATCCATTGGCTCAACAAGAAGATATCTGTGTGCGATCGCTCTTCAGTGAACCTTTGATCATGTTTCCTCGCTATCTAGCACCAGGACTTTATGATCGCATCATGAGTATTTTTCAGCAGGAAAATTTCAAACCTAATATTACTCAGGAGGCGATTCAAATGCAAACAATTATTGGATTAGTCTCGGCTGGAATGGGTGTGGCAATTACACCATCTTCTCTACAGAATCTTCAAAGATCTGGTGTAGTTTATCGTCCTCTATTGGCAGAAGTACCTGTAATAGAAACTGCTGTAATCTGGCAGGAAAACAGTTTAATTCCTGTTGTAGAGAATTTTTTAGAATTTACTCAAAAGTTTATTCTAGTGAAATAACATTACCACTTATAGGGTAAGAGAAAAGAATTGTTGCCGTGGCTATAGAAATGCAATCGTCCGAAACCGAGAAATTGTCCATGAGATTTTTCACCTCTTGGAAAAGCTGTAACTCCAAAGAGATAAACACCTGAAGTTGTAGGATTTTGCCAAGGTTTCAGACCAATTGTAATGGTTTTACCTGGAGATACTGGCGGGTCGAATGTTAACGATACTGTTCGAGTTTTGCGATCGCTGACTACATTTTTCAATTTTATTTTCTGTTGTTTGTGGGAGCGTGTACCTTCAAAGGCAAAACTATTTTTCAAGTCAAAGTGAATGTGATCTACTCCCTCATGCTGGTTAATTGTCACCTTTTGCAAGGGTTCACCCGCATTTTCTGGCATACTGACAGTAAAATAGTAAGTTGCGCCCCATATATAAACTTCATTGTAAGTAGTTGCTGCATTAACAAGGCGCGGCGGTTCGGCAAAATATACTGTGCCATCTTGCAACTGAATTGCTTGACTTTGCTTGAAAGTATCTACTTGTACCATTGTTATGGCTGCGGTGGCGATCGCAGTGCCTAATAAAATTGGAAGGCGCATAGCTTTACTTAGTTAGTTAACTGAAAATGAAAGACTCAGATCCCAGACTTCTCAAACAAGTCCGGGATCTTGATTATTCACGAATAATGAATGTTACTAATTATTAAAATTTATTTTAGTACTTTAAATCTTCTTCAACTAATTTAAGATTAGTTACCAATACATCAAAAAAATAACAATCGTTACTTTTTTAAATTAAAACTGTGTTTGCAAAAGTATAATTGAGATGTGTTGTCAAATCTGCTCTTTGAGTTACAAACTAAAAATACAGCACAAGCAATTATCCCTATGAATACCATTTCTACAGTTGAATTAAAACGACCCAATTGGCAAACTGCTGTGATGTTTGCTTTGGGCTTTTGGCTAAGTGCTAGTCTACTTTTAGATTGGGTAATTATGCCTAGTCTTTATTTGTCTGGCATGATGAGTCAAGCAGGTTTTGCTACAGCAGGATATGTAATTTTTTGGAATTTTAACCGCATAGAATTATTATCTGCGGCTGTAGTACTGACTGGCATATTAGCTTTGAGAAAAACTCAATCTAGCTGGAGTTCTAACGGTGTTATTTTCTCTGTAATGTTGCTAGCAATAGTTCTGTTAGAGACTTATTTCTTAACTCCGCAAATGTGCGCTGTGGGAACTCATCTCAACTTATTTGAAGCAGCATCGACAATTCCAGCACAAATGAATGTCTTGCACGGTAGTTATTTTCTACTAGAAGTAGTCAAACTAATTACAGGCGGCGCATTGTTAAGCTGGTGCTGGCGACAACAGCAGGTTTAATTATTAAATCGCCTTAAATAAATATGCCTACCAGACTGATAGACTCGGCTGGTAGGCATTGTTTTAGAAAGATAAAATATAAATCAGCCTTCAGTACATTCATCCTTAAGACTTTCTGCGGATGCTTCATTATTAAACAACAGCAGACGGGCAGCGAGAATGGCAAAGCCTACAGCCGCGATCGCTTTTAGTAAGCGTGTAGGTAAAACTTCTGCTACAGCTCCTCCTGCTAATGCTCCCAATAGGCTGGTGAGTAATAGTGC contains the following coding sequences:
- the ilvD gene encoding dihydroxy-acid dehydratase; the protein is MSENLRSQVVTQGVQRSPNRAMLRAVGFQDQDFNKAIVGVANAYSTITPCNMGINQLAQRAEAGIKLAGAMPQMFGTITISDGISMGTEGMKYSLVSREVIADSIETVCNGQSMDGVIAIGGCDKNMPGAMIAMARMNIPAIFVYGGTIKPGHYNGKDLTVVSSFEAVGQHSAGKIDSKELLEIESRACPGAGSCGGMFTANTMSSAFEAMGMSLPYSSTMAAEDDEKADSTEESAKVLIEAIRNQLLPRQIITRKSIENAISVIMAVGGSTNAVLHFLAIARAAGVELNLDDFETIRGRVPVLCDLKPSGRYVATDLHQAGGIPQVMKMLLMHGLLHADCITITGKTIAEILADVPDEPPTNQDVIRPWNKPMYKQGHLAILKGNLATEGAVAKITGIKNPRITGPARVFDSEEECLDAILAGKIQAGDVIIVRYEGPKGGPGMREMLAPTSAIIGAGLGDAVGLITDGRFSGGTYGMVVGHIAPEAAVGGAIALVEEGDRITIDANSRLLQINIDDAELANRRAKWQPRPPRYPKGILAKYAKLVSSSSFGAVTDLDL
- a CDS encoding LysR substrate-binding domain-containing protein — protein: MELRHLRYFIAVAEELHFSKAAERLHIAQPPLSQQIQQLEAELGVKLFHRKTKRQIQLTEAGQVFLQEAYQLLVQLETAVTLTQRIGRGQTGQLRIGFTSLVIYDLLPLILRQFREQFLEVELVLLELTTSQQEQALKDSRIHVGFAHPPLEDDTLSYKCIHRQTLVVALSSTHPLAQQEDICVRSLFSEPLIMFPRYLAPGLYDRIMSIFQQENFKPNITQEAIQMQTIIGLVSAGMGVAITPSSLQNLQRSGVVYRPLLAEVPVIETAVIWQENSLIPVVENFLEFTQKFILVK
- a CDS encoding DUF2808 domain-containing protein, with the translated sequence MRLPILLGTAIATAAITMVQVDTFKQSQAIQLQDGTVYFAEPPRLVNAATTYNEVYIWGATYYFTVSMPENAGEPLQKVTINQHEGVDHIHFDLKNSFAFEGTRSHKQQKIKLKNVVSDRKTRTVSLTFDPPVSPGKTITIGLKPWQNPTTSGVYLFGVTAFPRGEKSHGQFLGFGRLHFYSHGNNSFLLPYKW
- a CDS encoding TMEM165/GDT1 family protein yields the protein MDWHLLGLSFITVFLSELGDKSQLAAIALSGRCKSPRAVFFGTAGALLLTSLLGALAGGAVAEVLPTRLLKAIAAVGFAILAARLLLFNNEASAESLKDECTEG